In one Plasmodium reichenowi strain SY57 chromosome 7, whole genome shotgun sequence genomic region, the following are encoded:
- a CDS encoding 60S ribosomal protein L37, putative, which yields MGKAGKGTGSFGKRNGKTHFLCLRCGKRSYHLQKKKCASCGYPSAKKRRFNWSVKAKRRNTTGTGRCRYIKTLRRKLKNKFTEGSTPKPKQR from the coding sequence atggGTAAAGCCGGAAAAGGTACAGGTTCTTTTGGTAAGAGGAATGGAAAAACACATTTCTTATGTTTAAGATGTGGAAAGAGAAGTTACcatttacaaaaaaaaaaatgtgcTTCTTGTGGATATCCAAGTGCCAAGAAAAGAAGATTTAACTGGTCTGTAAAAGCAAAAAGAAGAAACACAACAGGAACAGGAAGATgtagatatataaaaacattaagaagaaaattaaaaaacaaatttaCAGAAGGAAGTACTCCAAAACCAAAACAAAGATAA